The sequence CGTAATTATGTATGGTATCCCCAACTGCGATACCATAAAAAAAGCCAAGAAATGGCTGCAAGAACATCAAATCGAATTCACATTTCATGACTACCGTAAACAAAGTATCACCAGTGACATGGTTAGCGAGTTTTGTGACCATTTAGGCTGGGAGTTGGTGTTAAATAAACACGGTACCACCTATCGTCAACTGGATGATGAGCAAAAACAATCTCTCAATCATGACACTGCCATCACTCTTCTAGTAGAACATCCTGCGATGATTAAACGCCCTATCATTCGTGTTGGTGAACAACTGCATATTGGCTTCAAAGCCGATCAATATGACCGTATTTTTAACGTTTAATCCCCATATTAAGGAAATAGGATGAACTCCAGTCCCGTTTTAGATTTAGCTATCGATCTTATCAGCCGTCAGTCTGTCACTCCTGAAGATGCAGGATGCCAACCATTAATGATTGAACGCCTCAAAGCACTGGGCTTTGAAATTGAAATTATGCACTTTGACGACACCCTTAACCTTTGGGCTCGTCGAGGCACACAAGCACCACTATTTACCTTTGCTGGACACACAGACGTTGTGCCTGCGGGTAACTTAAACGACTGGAACACGCCACCGTTTGAACCTACTGTCGTTGATGGCTATCTATATGGTCGTGGCGCAGCCGATATGAAAGGCTCACTGGCCTCTATGGTCGTCGCGGTAGAGCGTTTTATTGCCGAGCATCTTGATCACAAAGGCTCTATTGCCTTTCTTATCACCTCTGATGAAGAAGGCCCGTTTATCAATGGCACAACGCGCGTTATCGACACGCTAACTGAGCGCAACGAAATCATTGATATGTGTATTGTCGGCGAACCTTCAAGCACAGATTATGTGGGTGATGTAGTGAAAAACGGCCGTCGCGGCTCTTTCACTGGTGAGCTAACCGTAAAAGGCATTCAAGGCCACGTTGCCTACCCGCACATTGCCAAAAACCCGATTCACCACGCCCTGCCAGCGCTAACGGAACTGACGCAAATTGAATGGGACAACGGTAATGAGTTTTTCCCGCCAACGAGTTTCCAACTGCCAAACCTAAACGGCGGCACTGGCGCGAGCAATGTGATTCCGGGTGAAGTACACGCCATGTTTAACTTGCGCTACAGCACTGAAATCCACCACGAACAAATCAAAGAGCGTATCTATGAAGTCTTAAATAAATACGACTTTGATTACGATATTAAGTGGACCTTAAACGGCGAACCTTTCCTAACCGATACGGGCGATCTGCTTACTGCTGTAGTTGATGCGGTCACTACCGTAAATGGTAAAGCGCCACAACTATTGACCACTGGCGGCACCTCTGACGGTCGCTTCATCGCTAAAATGGGCGCGCAAGTGATTGAATTGGGGCCAGTCAACGCCACCATTCATAAAGTGAACGAGTGCGTAAAAGCCGAAGATTTAGACCTGTTAGCAGATATGTACCAAAACGTATTGGTTAACCTACTAGGAAAGTAACATGAATGAGACTAGCGATTGGACCCAGCAGCAATTAACCGGTATTGATGAGTCACACCTTACCGCTATCACTATTGATAAGCGTGAGATAAAGGTTCATCAAGCCGTTAGTGAAGCTCTTTTATCGCTAGTTCATCATGCGGCGCAACACGGCTTTGAATTGAGTATCGCCAGTGGTTTTCGCGATTTTGAGCGACAAAAAATGATTTGGAATAACAAGTACCTAGGCGTGCGACCTATTCTAGACATTAATGGTGATCCTCTCGATGCTCATTCTCTTGCCCCATTGCAACGCATTCATGCCATTTTACGGTGGTCAGCACTGCCTGGGGCAAGCCGTCATCATTGGGGCTGTGACTTTGACCTCTATGCAAAGAACCTGCTTCCAGAAGGCATACAGCTACAACTAGAGCCTTGGGAATACTTACAAGGGCATCAAGCGCCCTTTTATGAGTGGCTACTCACTCACGCTCCACAGCACGGCTTCTTTTTCCCCTACGCCAAAGACAAAGGCGGCGTTGCAGTAG is a genomic window of Vibrio neonatus containing:
- the dapE gene encoding succinyl-diaminopimelate desuccinylase, with amino-acid sequence MNSSPVLDLAIDLISRQSVTPEDAGCQPLMIERLKALGFEIEIMHFDDTLNLWARRGTQAPLFTFAGHTDVVPAGNLNDWNTPPFEPTVVDGYLYGRGAADMKGSLASMVVAVERFIAEHLDHKGSIAFLITSDEEGPFINGTTRVIDTLTERNEIIDMCIVGEPSSTDYVGDVVKNGRRGSFTGELTVKGIQGHVAYPHIAKNPIHHALPALTELTQIEWDNGNEFFPPTSFQLPNLNGGTGASNVIPGEVHAMFNLRYSTEIHHEQIKERIYEVLNKYDFDYDIKWTLNGEPFLTDTGDLLTAVVDAVTTVNGKAPQLLTTGGTSDGRFIAKMGAQVIELGPVNATIHKVNECVKAEDLDLLADMYQNVLVNLLGK
- a CDS encoding ArsC family reductase; protein product: MSVIMYGIPNCDTIKKAKKWLQEHQIEFTFHDYRKQSITSDMVSEFCDHLGWELVLNKHGTTYRQLDDEQKQSLNHDTAITLLVEHPAMIKRPIIRVGEQLHIGFKADQYDRIFNV
- a CDS encoding M15 family metallopeptidase, which encodes MNETSDWTQQQLTGIDESHLTAITIDKREIKVHQAVSEALLSLVHHAAQHGFELSIASGFRDFERQKMIWNNKYLGVRPILDINGDPLDAHSLAPLQRIHAILRWSALPGASRHHWGCDFDLYAKNLLPEGIQLQLEPWEYLQGHQAPFYEWLLTHAPQHGFFFPYAKDKGGVAVEPWHLSHQATSDKALATFNSQMLADILRLNPIEGNNEVLMHLDKIYTQYVSNITTS